A segment of the Ammospiza caudacuta isolate bAmmCau1 chromosome 2, bAmmCau1.pri, whole genome shotgun sequence genome:
CCCCAGCTGGAAGAGAGGAGTGAAAACATGAATCCCAACAGCCCACACAGCCATCCTCTGCTGGCCAAGCACCCCAGCAAACCCCTCTCATCCCTTCTATCCCCATCTCTGCAAAccccccactgtccctgcaACTGCCCGCTCCAGCCCCACAAACCCTCCCCCAGTTCTGCAAATCCCCTCAGCCACACAAACACACCCCGGGACAGGGCCAGGAACAGGGCTCCGGAGAAAGACAAGGTGGGGACAGTGTCGAACACAGGGTGGGGACAGTGTCGGGGACAGCACAGTCCCTGCTGGGTGGACCGGGCTGCAAAGCGAGcgacagggctgctctgacacctGGTGGCAGGAGGCCTGGCCAGCAGGGGACGGGTCCAGCAGTCAAAACTGTCCCTGTcattttccctgtccccatctccacgGCTATCCTCATCCCTCGGCGCCACAGGCCACCCCTTTGCTGCTCACCACGTCGGGGGTCGGAGCTTCTTTTTAACGCCCAGGTAGACCTTCAGGTTTCGGACAGGCCACTCCTTCTCTGGCTTGTGACTCTGGGGGAACAGGGCACCAGCACAGGGTTGGTGGCTGCCAGACCTATCCCCACCCAGCACAGTCCCCACCGGTGCTGGGATGGGGTCCTCCCCCAGCAGGGACGAAAAGCTGCAGTGATGTGTTGACAGGGAGGAGGGTGAAGCCCAGCATGGAGCAAGTGTCTGTCACCCATGGCAAGGGCCACAGGTAGCAGCAGGAAACGGACACAGGTGGCCTGTCCCCTCTAGCCAGTGCCAGCTGCCttctgagctgggagcagcacttgCACATTGTGACAGGGTCTCAATGAGAGTCTGGCAATAGACATTTCCCATGGGATCCCACCTCATATCCCTCCACAGCATCATGGCCACAGCCATGGCAGTGGTGGATCTGGATCCACTCTGCCCAGAGCACATTCCTAAGTGTCCCACTGCCATCGTGGCACAGCATGAGGACCCTTacagtgctggctgtgccttGCCATGATGCAGAAGCAGGTCCCACACTGGGAACCCTCCATCCATGTTCACATGCAAGCAGTGTTGACTTACAAGAGCCCGATCCAATGCCTGCGGGATGggggagcagctcagcccatccctgtcctctcTGGTCCCTTCCCCAgacccagctctggctgcctggAGTGGAGGACAGCGGGACCCACAAGCCAGAGGGGCCATATGGGGAGAGCACCAGGGACAGTTCCAGTGATTGGCACATGTGTACTGCAGGATTGGATTTGAGACTGACCCTGGATTGGATCTGAGGTCAACCCTGGGCAGACTTGTAAGGGCAGAGGGCGTGGGAGCCCCTGCACCCCAGCTGAGCCCCCCGTTCCCCTCCCTACTCACGCTCTCCAAGGGGGGGCTCCGCTGCCTCAGGCTCTGTTCAACAGAGGAGAAGGGTTAACAGAGATGGGGgacccctccctgcagccccgcTGTGcccacaggtgggcacagggatggagtGCTAATGGAGTGGTAATGGAGTGCCACATCAGGGCAACCAGGAactgggggcacagaggggctgtcACTGCACAGCCAGTATGCCAGCATGTCCCTCCTCAGCCTTGGCACTGaccaggagctgtgggatctGCTCCAGGTCTGGGTGACAGCGCTCCAGGGGCCAGTTCTGGCACTGCCCACACCGCCCTTGGCTGCCTGAGctgcctgtgccatggcaaccccATTGCTGCCTGCACTGCCCGAGCAATGTCAGCCCACGTGAGTCCCATGTCCTCAGGGAATCCCCAGAAAGTCACAGTGTGGCAGGGCAAGGAAGGGCAGGATGGGGAAGGGCCAGGGAAAGGGGCAGGCAAGGGAAGGAgatgaaggggaaggggaaggggaaggggaaggggaaggggaaggggaaggggaaggggaaggggaaggggaaggggaagggggagaCAAAGAAGGAGGcgaaggaggagaaggaggagaaggaggagaaggaggagaaggaggagaaggaggagaaggaggagaaggaggagaaggaggagaaggaggagaaggagaaggaggagaaggagaaggagaaggagaaggagaaggagaaggagaaggagaaggagaaggagaaggagaaggagaaggagaaggagaaggagaaggagaaggagaaggagaaggagaaggagaaggagaaggagaaggagaaggagaaggagaaggagaaggagaaggaggggaaggagaaggcagGGCTCACCCGCACTTCTTTGTAGAGGCGCAGCCAGGAGTGGTTGAGGATGAAGTAGCGATCATGGAAGCCAGTGCTCAGCCCAAGCCCCAGCAGGTTCCTCTCCTCCCGGAATTTCATCATGCCATGCTTGCAGTCACCCACTCTGCTGGCTGGAGGCAAATGCCTGAGCGGCTCCAGTCCCCCAGGGGGGACAGGTTCCCCaaggagggcacagccagacccTCACCCCCTGTAACAGCagccctccagctgctgcagagtcCTGGCATTGCCCCTCGACTcccaggccaggcaggagcagcttccctactgctctgggcacagcattTGGCCATGACACCGTATCAGGGGACTCCAAGTCACATGCTAACTGAGCTGGTGCCTACTTGGATCTCATaccatcctcttcctcactgTCAACCCCTTCTCCATCCCCTTCCCTCCACTCTGCATCGCCATCAGTGTTCAatcctcatcccatcccattccttgCCATCCCAGACCATGGCCCTGCCTCTCACCAAGGTAGAGGAGCATGTTCTCCATGGACATCTGCTTCTTCACCACCAGGTAACTGTCTgtgcccaggcagtgcaggatgGGCAGAACTTTCTCCGAGTAATGCAAGGGCCGCTCTGTAAGTCAGGGGACAGTCAGGTCTCAGGAAGGGCACCCAGGGCCAGCTCCCATCCAGAGAGTGTCACACTTGTGTCCTGAGGGTCTGACATGGCCTTGCCCCTAAACTAGGTCCCCAGGTTTCACACCTACAGGTCTTGTCAATTTCTCCAGTGATATTCCACCACTGCCTTGGGCAgcctgtggcagggctggacaACTCTTTAGTTGAAGGAATTTTCTCaaatatccagcctaaacctcccctggcataacttgaggccatttcctcttgtcacTTGTTACCTAGAAAAGATTGACCCCCACCCACTGGCAGCAGGACCTCAAGGCACCAGCAGACAGGACTAGGCTCTCATCTCCTGTTTCTGTTGATCTCTCCCTTGCTGCTGCCTATGGCCAACATAGGGCTGCTCACTTTGGTGGCCAGAGAAGCTGGACACCTGCCCCATCAAAGTTTCAAAGGCACTTGAATTCCCAAGGATACAGACAGATGTCCTGGCCCAAACTTCAGCCCATCTGGAGTACTTGGCCATGTGCAAGCTGGATGAGGTGAGCAACTGTCCTCCCCTGAGCACCTGAGCCCATCCCAGACTGCTCCATGGTGCAATCACAAGGGGAGATTTTTCATATCCGTCCCTATATCCATTCCCATCTCCATCTGCATCTCTATCCCCATACCCATCCTTACTCCATCTGCATCACCATGTCCATCATCTTTTCCACCCTCATCCCCACTTCATCCCCATCTGTATCCCCATCTCCACCTCTAACATCATCCCCACTTCCATCTCCATCTCTCTACTCCTCATGTCTCTGCACCAACCTGCCTCTTCCCTCTCATTCACTTCAAAGCAGCTCCAGTAGTCCTTCTCCTTCATGACGATTTTCCGCCGGTCCAGGATCTCAAAGGTGAGCTCCTCAGCCGTCATCGTGGCTGGGATCTGAAGGAGGGGGCAAGTCTCCATTAGTCAGTGCCCTTCCATCCCCACACCACAGACACCCAGCTCAGCATGAGTCCCCATGCCACCACAGAGGCTTGGACATACAACAATGGaacccctgtcccctctgcgCCCTCTGCCCAACCACTCACCTTGACATGCTGCTCTGTCTCTGTCTTCTTCTCCTCCAGGTAGACAGTACAGATGAAGTCACCAGCTTGCTGGAAGGCAACAGTAAAGAGTTTCAACCTGCAGCTTCTCATGTGTGGGTGAAATCCCCCCCCACCAGTGTGGACATCCCTTGCCCAGGGCATGTTCATGCTACAGTAGACACTGAGGGCCCCAGGAGAAGACGTCCCCATGTTCAGGACCCACCTGTGTTCCGCTGGATGATGCCTCCCGCATCTTCATGATGGCTGTGATTTCAtcctgctgcttcttcatctCTTGGTCATTGACCTGCCAGGGAAGAGAAGCCATCAGGGCTGACCAGACCATTCTGGCTCCAGGCTTCCACTTTCCAAGGTTTGAAAAGACATGGTCCTCTCTTCCCTTGTCTCCAAAGCAAGATGTCTACAGACAGAGCAGATCTGACTTCCTCTTCCTTCCACCTCTCCATTCCCTGTGAATGTCTGCACACTGGGACTCAGGGGTAAACCTACGTTAAAGATCTCCACGTAGTGACTGATGAGGTCCTCCACCACACGTCCTGCCTTGTAGTCCTTCCCATCCGTCTGGAAGAGTGTGGGCCCAAAGACAATGGCCAGGTTGTGTGTGTTCATCTGGTTCTCCCCAGAGAAGCACTGGACCCTGTGGGAAACTCTGTCAGGATTCCTGCCCCAAAGCCCTCCCAGACCCCTCTGTTCAACCCCCATGCAGGACACGATGCTTggcatcaggcacagcttggccccagactcctctcctttccttgcaGGGGACATGAGCGAAAGGACAAGGGCTCTCCCACACCCCAGAGCCACCAAGGACCCCACAGTGGAGAGGCTGATGCCCAGGGGGTGGATGCCATACCGGAAGAGGTGATTGATGAGCGCCTTCAGCGTGGCCCGGTTCACCGGAGGGAGGGCAGCCAAGAGCTGCCGGTACTCGCCAACCTTTGCCCCCTCATCCTCCAGCGCTGCCAGAGGGAGAGAATGAACATGGAGGAGCACAAAGTGGAGATTAGGGCTCAGGGACACACCATCCCCTCCACACACTTCActtcccctctcctgtcccagTGTGGGGATGAAGCACCCCAAATCCATGAGGCCAGAGGACATTTCAGGTGTGCAGAGCCAGAGCGTGCCGGAGCTGAAGCATCCCAGAATCACGGCACCAGAGTAACGCAGCATCATGGAGCCAAACCACTCCAGTCCCATGCAGCCAGACTGTCCCAGCTccatggggctggagcaccctaGCTGAATGGGGAAGGAGCATCTCAGCTCCATGGGGTTGGAACCTGCCAGTTCCAAGGTGCCTGAGCATCCTAGGCCTGGAAGATCCCAGGTCCATGGGGTGATAGCACATCTGCTTTATGGGACTGAATCACCCCAGACCTATGAGGCCAGGGCACTCCAGCTCCATGGGACTACAGCATCCCAGCTCTGGAGGGCTAGATCACCCCAGATTCAGGGGAACAGAACACCTCAGCATAATGAGACTGGAGCATCATAGCATCACGGGGCCAGAGCATCCCAGCTCCATGGCACCACAGCTTGTGTCTCTTTTACTGCTGGGTGCACTAAGGGGGACCTGGCTGTCTCCCCTGGCTCAGCCCCACCTTTGCCAGAGCATGAGTCAGTACAGGGGCAGCATGAACACACTCCACTCCCCACCCACCACTTGagatcccagcacaggggaacATGTGGAGCCCAGACATGTTTCTCTAACCCAAGAGGGGACAAATTGGCTGCACAGAACTGGCTGGCCCACACCCCTCCTCTGCCACCCCCAAGCAGCCCCCAGGGCTCACCGGTTGCCCACAGCCAGTTTGGGGCCCACCGCCGCGTGAAGAGCCCATCCCCAAGGTCACGGAAGAAGCGTTTGAGGGTGTTGGCAACATCGTCCACGTGGTGCTCGCCCTCCTTGAGGCGGACACAGCGTGCATCCcgctgcagcacctccagcaggctGGTGGTCTTGGAGTTCTGCCCGCTCTTGCGGTAGATTCCCTCAGATGTCAGCCCTGTGATGGAGCCAATGGGAATGAGACCCCCTCTGCAAGAGACAGACCCCACTCCCGGCCCACCAGCTCCCCATCAAACACTGCCAGGTGCCACAGAGAATCCCATCCTGCAGGTGCTCCTGTGACTGGAGACAAAGCCGTGCTAGAGATGGAGCCCTCCCACAGAGCTGGATGttcagggagggagggaatcACGTATCACAAGCATGTAGGGTTCTCAGCCTGCCACACCACACCAGTGGGGTGACCTGACTGCCACACTCTGGTCCCTGCCAGCCAGCATGCCAGGACCTGATCCATACCACACTGAGTGATGTAGTCGATGCAGCGGTCCACCAGCAGCGGGACGTCCGACTCCGTCAGCTGCTGCTCCGACAAGGTGTCTCCCGAGCTGCTCGCAGCCTTCTGGATGGCATGGACCCAGCCCAGGAAATCTAGCTTCCGCTCCCCTTGGATGTACAGCGTCCTGCCAGCAGGCCTAGGCTCAGGAGGGGGCTCCCCCCACACCCCACTGCATGTCTGCAACCCCCAGGAAGGCTGGCCCTGGGGGCCTGCAGGTGAGCCCAACTTAGTTTTGGGGGTCTACAGTCATGCCAGGGAGGGTAAAGGCACTCCAGAACAAATGAGGGGTATTTGGCTGGGGGGAGGGGGGCTTTTCCCCCACCTTCTTACCTCCGCCTCTCCACCAACACCAGAACCTCATGGTCTCCCTGGATGGCTGGAAAGGAAGGCAGGGAGCCATCACCTATGGGAACATGGGGTGCCACCGCTCCCCTAGACCCATATGCTCTGGGAGGCTCTGCCAACAGGTCTGGTTCCAGTCCAAATAGGACAAGTAGAGATGGGAAAGAGGATGGAGAGGGGGAAGAGGATGGAGAGGGGGAAGAGCAGCTGCATTCCCTCTCTTTCAAGGGACCCTGAGCTCCACAGGAGCGATATCCACCAACCTCCCACCAAAAGCTAGGAGTACACTAGAGCAAGATTTGGGGGACACACCCTTCCCCCAGCCAGGGGGtcctgccagcagggcaggggtactcacagagctcctgcagcttgcGCAGCTGGAGGGGCTCTTGCCGACGGCCATCCTCGGAGCAGACGTGGAGAGTGGACCCAACCAGGGCAAACCAGCCCTCCTGGGCACGCTCCAGGGTGAGACCCCCTTTGTAATGCAGTCGGCCAAGCCGCTCAAAGTCtagtgccagcagctcctcggcACAGGGGTGGACAAAGGACTGAGCCAGGGAGGAGAGGAATCCATCAGCACCACTGTGTCCAGTTGCCACCAGCACCCAGGGCCACCCCAGGCCCTTGCATCCCACCTTGGCAATAGACTTGAGCCATTCTCgagcagaggcagggctctCCAGCCCAAAGAGGTAGAGTCGATCTGCCTCGGTGTACACCTCAAACGTGCTCTCGATCCTTcaggagggaagaaaagcagagcCTGGGTATCCACAGAGGTGGGATAGAGTTGGGTGGGTGACAGGGGTGTTCCAGGGGTGGGAGCATCCTGCTGCATGGCTGCTGATGACTCTGACAATGGCTGATCTAACATGGGACCCCCCCCCTATGGCCTGGGCAGTCCAGCATCCCTGTACTGCCAGACACATTCCAACAGGAGACATAAAGACTGCACAGGGGCCACAAAATGGTTACAAAGGAGCTGGACTGGGGTTCCAAAGGGATTACAAAGCAGCTGCAAAGAGGTCTCAAAGGCGTTACAAAAGTATTGGAAAGATGCTCTAAAGGAGCTGCAGAACCCTTGCAAAGCCATCAGTTCAGGGGCCATTGGTGGGGTAGGGGACTACAGTCCCCTGGTGACAGCCCTCATGGGGGCCCACTGCAGCCATGCCAGGCCATGCAGGaacagaggggctgtgggggtgcTCCAGGGAGTGCAGCCTTACCCATGGGCATGGAGTGGGTTGTTCACCAGGCAGACAATCTCCTCCACCCTGATCTCGCCATTGGGCACAGTGTTACGGTCATTCTCGTAGTAGCTGAGCACGCCATCCTGCAGCGTGCACCACCGCCTGCTGAACTCTGCATGGCACAGGAGGGCACTGAGCAGCCTCCCTGAGCTCTGGCCCGCCCCATGGCACCCACCCAACCAGTCTGAACACTGCTGGGTGCCCATCTGATGTGACCACCCACCAAACCAGCCTACCAAGTGATGCTGCACTTCCCCACCACCTTTTCAATGCCGGAGAGAACAGAGGAGGGTGCAATTTCCCCTATCAGTCTCCCAGCACCCTTTTCCCTGTCTCACACATGTACCTTCTGGGCCCTTGCGCTCACTGATGGGCTTGACCATGGAGGGGGTCTTGTAGAGGAAGCCATTGTGGGTGATGGAGGGCAGGTGCACAGAGTAGGGCTTCTCCTCACTGCACACCATCTCCAGGCGTGGCGGCTCTGCAAGCAGCGAGATCAGTCTGTCATGGGGAGCTgccctcctcccccagccccaccaggcaGCTGGGATTCCCCCATCTCAGCGCAAGGAGCATCTCACAGGCTGCACCCCAAGCTCccaccacagcacagctggggtgcAAGGAACAGTGCTGGTATCCAAATCCAGGGTTGCCTGGAAGTCATTCCACATCCTGAGTCCtccccaaagctgctccctAAGCACTGAGCTGGGACTGGATGGGAACAACGTGAGCCCAAGCTCTGGATTTCTCTGGCTCACTGGGGTGGCCTGGGAGGcctcagagctctcccagaCACCTTTAGTGCTGACGCATCAGGAAGAGCTGGGCCAGCCCCAGACCTGGGCAAATTCCAACTTCCGCAGGAACGCAGGACAGACTTGGCTGCCGAGGCAAGGGGGGAGGTGACAGCTCTGGCAGGTGCTGGCCAGCCCCCCACACCTCTGTTCCACCCACCCAAGTGTTCCTGCCCATTTGCCCAATGCCTGTATTAGGGTGCAAATCCCATGGGAGCTGTCAGCCCTCCTGGAGTCAAGTTCAGGGGCCAGGGTGCACAGCCAGCAGAATGGGACTGGTCATCAGGGGGTcagccctcctgccccagggacaTGTTGGAGGTGGGGGCTGCCCATCTGACAGAGGAATGTCCCTTCCTGGAATGCCCACAGCATGCCAGAATGGTGTAGGAATACTCTCTCCTAGCCCTTCTGGTACCTGCAACGCCAGCCTGCATCACCAGCTGGCCTCCAGACCCATGTTCCCAGCTGGCATTGAGCCCCCAGGGGTGTAGGGGTTCCCAAAGCCTCTCTTCCCTCTCACAGACCCTCGACAGTGCCAGCAGATGGAGAGCCTCCCGCCAGGAAGCTGCTgggcaggacacagagctgggaccGGCTCAAAGCACAGCTGTGTCCCCCGGAACAGCCCAGCAGCAACTCCAGGAATGTTGTCCGTGGGTGTGAGCTCATGGTGGCGCTCCAAGGGGGTCAGCCCTTACCTGAGGTTTTGTTGTGCAGCAGGAACTCCATCTGCAGCCGCTGCCCGCTCCTCTCAGCCAGGGCCAGGGGCGTTGGGCACTGGGGGTCCCCGGTGTCACAGGTCACCGATGCCCCACAGAAGAGCAGAGCCTGCGTCTCTGCCAGGTCACTGGTGGTCACGGCcgcacacagagcctgcagcagagccaggaggcCCGTGCTGAAGCTGATGGCTCCCACCgaggaggagaagcaggaggaaaCCCCCGGCAAAAGGAGCCGGGAGAGTTCAACGAGCAGCCGGACCCCCGGCCGCCTCCCAGCCGCCTCCCAGCCGCCTGGTCAGAACAAAGGAGGCTCAAACTGGGAGAAAAAGTTTGGAGCCGGCAGCGAATCCCTCCCTTAAGGAGCCGGGGTGAAGTCATACGGCAGCGGGGCGGGCCGGCCAAGGCAGAGtaggaaaacaaacaagcccACATGCGAATTCCCTCGGCTGGCCGGGCCCCCCATGTACCCCCACCGCTTGTAAAAACACTGCAGAAGCCACGGCAGGGACAAagccatggcagagcaggaggcgAAGGTCAGCAGCCAGAGTGCCAGGATGGCATTCCATGTGTCATATTCCTTGTGTGACCGCTCTGGCCTGGCACCCTGCCAACAGCCAGCGCTGGGAATGAGTGCCACCAACAGTGATTAGGAGTGCTGGCCAGGTACTCCTGGGGAGGCATGTCACGCTGCCTCAACTGGGGTGTGCCCACAGCACCAGCTCCCctaagccccatccagcccagaGCTTGAACCCAATACAATTTCCGTGCCAGGGAGAGGTaaaccctggcactgcctggctgtGGTAGGGAGATCCCATCTCGGACAAGGCTCTCCAGCCTGGACATGAAGCTGATTACACCCCACGGCAGAGATGTTaccctgtccccacagtgggCTCATCCTTCCTGGAGACCCCAGACTTGGGCTTGGGACGCACAGTGAGGACACAGGGTGTGCAATGGGGGCTGGGGGGATATAGACAGGGAGGTGAGGTGAGCAGTCTGCTTGGACACAGACTTCACTCCCCAAAGAGCCTCAGGACCCCAGCTCAGGCAGAACCCCCGAGcgggtgcccatccctgggggccACTGACCCTGTCAAGCTCCTCCTGGTTGCCGAAGAGTGGGTGGTAGTGACGGTACTTGCCCTCCCGGTATTTGGCGATGAGGAAGCGCCTCCTCTCCTGGCTGCCGCTGGTGGGGCTGATGGCCTCACTGGGAGGCACATTTGCAGCCCAAAACTGGTTGGCCATTAAGTTGCCAAACCGCTGGAAGAGCTGTGGAAACAATGACAAGGAGACGGCAATACGACCACACTGCTGGGGCCTGTGGAGGCTTTGCTGTGGGCAGGGTGCTGCCCGGAGGAACAGTGGGGTGCAGGAAGAGCATGGGTGGTGTAGGGGAGTGGGCAGCGGGGGTGGGCAGGGTGCAGGTGCACCCACCCACCCACTGCAGGCATGCAGCACCTGACAGCCCCCACAGCCGCCAGCTCCCCTTCCTGCCCTGGAAAAGCACATCTGGAAAGCTGCACCCAGCGGTGGAAGGCAGGGTGGTGCTCGGTACCCATGGGGACAGATTCAAAGCGCTTTTGGTGGCCCCTTGCCATCCCGCTACCCGCAGCTGAGCAATGCCAATGGGAGATTTATCAGGAGATGCACATCTCCTCAATACCCAcggggctctgccagcagcccgCAGCTCTCAGGGCTGGAACGGGTGCATGCGAGAGGGGAGAAGGGGCGGTGCGAGCcgcagccctggggatgccgGGGTGGTTTCGGGCAGGGTTcccagagaggggaggggaaggggagcagccgcaggagcagctggaagcgTTTGGGAGCTCggggagcaggcagtgctggaggcGGGGGCTGCGCGGGTGGGACGCCGAGCAGGAATGCAGGATCTGAGCGCGATGGATGGGAAGAACGGAGCCAGCCAGGCTCTGCCGGCTGGAAATGGCTGCCAGGTTAGGTCTTGAAACGAATCCCAGCTGCGCCCGCCCACCCATTCCCGGCCCTGGCTGCGCCGGCACATTCCTCTGCGCCGGCGGCCATAGCGCTTCAAGGGAGTGCTCTGCCCCCGGGCCTACTCCCGCCACACAGCCACCGTCCCACAGCCACGGCCCCACGGACAAAGAGACaccgtctgtctgtctgtctgtctgtggcACACAAGTGCCGCTTGTCCCTAGCGGCGTGCTGAACTGGTGGCCTGGGGTCCACAGGGACAGAATGAAAGGCTGCTGGGGTTCCTCTCCCTAGCCAAGCCACACCATGGGGTCCCCCCAAGGGCCTGGAATCAGCCTGGAAGAGCCCTGCCGTgccccagcaccccccagcCCACAGCTCCATAATGCAGAGGGAACGGCGTGTTGCCCCCCAAAAGGGCTTTTTGGGACTGTGCCACTACCTCTATCAGCTCCTCAGTCCACACCTTCCTGTCCATCTTCAAGCTGCGGACTTTGGTGATGCCAGGGCCCAATCCCCGGTGTTCCCCTGCCAGTGAGATGAGCCATTAGGGacccattttggggtgggaagggtCTGGGCATCCCCAGGGATCCCCATGTGTGCCCCTCTGGATATGGGTACCTGCACATCTCTTGCAGATGACAACGCAGAGGTTGATGGAGGCCCAGTCGGGTTTGGGGGAGCCGCAGTCGGCACAGAAGCGGTTGGACTCCACCGCCCAGATCCTCTCGGCCACCTCCGAGTTGGAGAGTGCCTCAGTGATGGACTGCTGCATGGCCTCCACCcactcctccttctcctgctccgaGTCAGCAGAGAAGCTGCCAGGAGGGATGGGGGTGAGATATACCATGGCTCGGGGTGGGCAGCACCCTCatcaccccctccccaccctggcCTTACCTGAAGATCCTGTATGGTGTGGTGAGGTCAAAGCTCCGGCGATCCATCTCCTTGACGTTCCCAACATTCATCTCAATGTAGGTGATGCCAATCCCCAGCCGATAGTCCTGGTGGGGAGCATGGGCaagggatgggggggggggatggATGATGGGATCCagtgcctgggagctggggtAACTCTGTCCCTTCACTGCCTGGGTGTACCTAGGGCACCAGGGACTCTGGAAGCAGCTACAGTGGGTGTCATGCTCTTGGGATATCCCAAggctcagagccagcagagagggagggctCAGAGGGCAGCACCCTGTGGCTTCTGTGCTGTCCCTATTTGAGGGATGGTGGCAGGCCTGGGTGCCCTggctcactgctgctctgctcaggctggcagtgcaAAGGGAAGGGGCATCAGGGTTCCCCATAGTGCCACAGCCCTCCCAGCAACCCACCTCTGCATTTTTGTAAAGGAACACTTTGTCCCCAGCCACCACCACAAAGAGCTTGTGCTTAAAGCCCCGCAGCTCCAGGAAGCCACTCTTATCAGCTGGCTCAGTGGCACTGTCAGTGGCTAAGGACATCGATGTCCTCACTGCAGCTTTGCCCTTCCGCTCCTCCGCAATCTGCTGCAGGGTCCGGATCCACTCATTGCGGTCTGCTGTGGGGCCAAAGGAGAGATGGGTCAGGATCAGCCTGAGCCCAGGAGCCATCCcttgggctgggaagggagaggagctggggaatAGGGacccctgtcactgtcactcaCCATCATTCTCAGCCCGGAACACGAAGTTGCGGTTGTTGGTGACAACCTCAAATTTCTGGTCCCCAACACTGGAGACGCGGGAGATGGAGGAGACGGGGATGAGCCGCTTGGAGTAGGTATCCTGGGTCAGGGAGTGGGAGACACGCTGCTCATGTCTGTGTCAAACGGGGCTGTTAGTGCCCCAGGCTCCCAATGCTCCAGCTCCAGTGTCCAGAAGGctctgagcctcatccccagcacccagccatggctgctccctgggacactgaCCCTTGGTACAGCCATGTCTCTGAGCTGGGATGCTCAGAGGGAGGTGGCCCTGCGggggcagctcctctgccacctTCTCATCCCAAACCCCGAGATCCATCTTCTCCACCCACCTTTTCACTGTCGAAATAGCGGAGGTAGTCAGGGTCAAGCTTCACCCAGCGCCTCTGGTAGATGTAGGACCTGGGAGGGGACGGGAGGGACCCATTGGAGGGGATGCCCTTGAACTCAGGATGAT
Coding sequences within it:
- the ARAP1 gene encoding arf-GAP with Rho-GAP domain, ANK repeat and PH domain-containing protein 1 isoform X2, encoding MEEEGSLPVSAWLSAVHLDQYVESFQQSGLWSVWDCRALTDEGLTRLGVLLPGHRRRILLGLQKAFAEAPPPAGTQQPPGTRPVPMKRHIFRPSAAAAPEPREPRCPPVPAGTPPLEPERGAGFPQLPPPIPPRVGCRPPLKFSPSLSGDNPEPPLASCSHLPALEDPSPAAFGDKPPADSRARPPLPAKRHQVETKCQSLKGPPVPERPPVLPPRAVSHRSIPVKEEVPITERAASATLCSPLPPPRCKAPAPTPPAPTPPALPSKASLPFVPEFDDSDYEDSAWEEELARPTGEMAKEDTELRMGRPRSVRFNSLFSEDEFGEDQPSASPASGGSSWSDREPSLHLPVPDTFPGSSPGTLSDSMEDTSATSLLSPTIREGWLDKNPPQGSYIYQRRWVKLDPDYLRYFDSEKDTYSKRLIPVSSISRVSSVGDQKFEVVTNNRNFVFRAENDADRNEWIRTLQQIAEERKGKAAVRTSMSLATDSATEPADKSGFLELRGFKHKLFVVVAGDKVFLYKNAEDYRLGIGITYIEMNVGNVKEMDRRSFDLTTPYRIFSFSADSEQEKEEWVEAMQQSITEALSNSEVAERIWAVESNRFCADCGSPKPDWASINLCVVICKRCAGEHRGLGPGITKVRSLKMDRKVWTEELIELFQRFGNLMANQFWAANVPPSEAISPTSGSQERRRFLIAKYREGKYRHYHPLFGNQEELDRALCAAVTTSDLAETQALLFCGASVTCDTGDPQCPTPLALAERSGQRLQMEFLLHNKTSEPPRLEMVCSEEKPYSVHLPSITHNGFLYKTPSMVKPISERKGPEEFSRRWCTLQDGVLSYYENDRNTVPNGEIRVEEIVCLVNNPLHAHGIESTFEVYTEADRLYLFGLESPASAREWLKSIAKSFVHPCAEELLALDFERLGRLHYKGGLTLERAQEGWFALVGSTLHVCSEDGRRQEPLQLRKLQELSIQGDHEVLVLVERRRTLYIQGERKLDFLGWVHAIQKAASSSGDTLSEQQLTESDVPLLVDRCIDYITQCGLTSEGIYRKSGQNSKTTSLLEVLQRDARCVRLKEGEHHVDDVANTLKRFFRDLGDGLFTRRWAPNWLWATALEDEGAKVGEYRQLLAALPPVNRATLKALINHLFRVQCFSGENQMNTHNLAIVFGPTLFQTDGKDYKAGRVVEDLISHYVEIFNVNDQEMKKQQDEITAIMKMREASSSGTQQAGDFICTVYLEEKKTETEQHVKIPATMTAEELTFEILDRRKIVMKEKDYWSCFEVNEREEAERPLHYSEKVLPILHCLGTDSYLVVKKQMSMENMLLYLASRVGDCKHGMMKFREERNLLGLGLSTGFHDRYFILNHSWLRLYKEVRSLRQRSPPLESSHKPEKEWPVRNLKVYLGVKKKLRPPTCWGFTVFYENEKHEKQQWYLCCDTQADLREWFATFLQVQNGGALWPSERPRARVARPQQDARLGNISLIPLRGNESEMRNSVAAFATDPLTVSDLGALDAPHAGLHPPCIT